The window ttacagctaaaatacatagcatatacataTACAGATaactactaaatacataatatttaaagatatattcattaaaaagaaaagccgctgtacaaaatgcggccctggattctcttttaaaaccagtaaactcataggtatggataaaatcaggtggtgcattccgcaacttagctgatacgtaagaaaacacagaactaagaccataactggttgttccaggtttattgagggacagaatgtaatttccgtgaagatcatgcataagaaggggacgggagagaaaacgtatttttcatacaagcagaaaaacctttttttcaaaaaaaaaaaaaaacaaaacaaaacaaaagaaaacaagaaaacaaacttttatcaagtaatacaaggtaattttgaatgcgcttatttcATAGAGATgcagagcttgactttcgtagtaagaggacaggtaatctgcaaatgtaAATATGATCATTCTTCTATTTACATTATTAAGCcgttcctctggccgcgcttcagccagaattcgatgagggccagtctcgtggtTTTTAAGTtacctcgctcatgcccaaaaagaattctgggtaattctgccattccatgacaagggaagactcccgattctcatttcatagtttttttcttaagtgtcgggccacacagtcctaccagcaaaataacgcatcgattgaaggttttagctttcaaaacttgccgagattgtgtcagtaggtcctggaattcgtccacagaaaggccagagagacaacttcactcgtgaaccgccatgtttacaacagagcattttaggtgttccagtctgcatgaaaccatctctcgcctctgtctcagaaagaccagacacgcacggttcttacgtttaCGTTCGttcctataaaatcaactgcaATGTCAATTTCtggttaaaaaacaaaaaagaaaaagcagcatgttcattttattttggtaggctagctatcgaagagccagaagatttgcgcatgcgctgacggaatgtttgaacaagagagaaaaacgcagtacctccagacaccggcgctggagcgtcgtaccaaacgagtcatcccgggatttcggcccgtgcgatcgcttttggacgcagttggcccttcgctgctttctgctaccgaccttgcctcccggtacggcattgagggagagatatgtcggcccctaaaccatatgtgacaaatcccacgcctactcacagctccaaaccgcccttgtcaatatagcgtaagaagtagatagcttatatattgaaaggaaaagtcattttatctctcatatggtaagcactggagtcgcagattacaaagtgtgcgcacgcgccctgctaaagttaacatacatacaggcataagctttatttcatctcgaatttctgaataactacagcagctaatatatttacagctaaaatacatagcatatacagatacagaTACCtaataaatacataatatttaaagatatattcattaaaaagaaaagccgctgtacaaaatgtggccgtggattctcttttaaaaccaggaaactcataggtacggataaaatcaggtggcgcattccgcaacttagctgatatgtaagaaaaaagagaactaagaccataactggttgttccaggtttattgagggacagaatgtaatttccgtgaagatcatgcataagaaggggacgggagagaaaacgtatttttcatacaagcagaaaaactttttttttcaaaaaaaaaacaaaacaaaacaaaaaaacatatttttatcaagtactacaaggaaattttgaatgcgcttattgcatggagatgtagagcttgactttcgtagtaagaggacaggtaaaaTGATCTGCAAATGTAAAtatggttattctcttatttacattattaagccgttcctctggccgcgcttcagccagaATTCGATGAGGGCCACTCTCGTGGTTTTTAAGTtacctcgctcatgcccaaaaagaattctgggtaattctgccattccatgacaagggaagactcccgattctcatttcatagtttttttcataagtgtcgggccacacagtcctaccagcaaaataacccatcgattgaaggttttagcttttaaaacttgcccagattgtgtcagtaggtcctggaattcgtccacggaagggccagagagacaacttcattcgtaaaccgccatgtttacaacagagcattttaggcgtcccagtctgcatgaaaccatctctcccCTCTGTCTGAgaaagaccagacacgcacggttcttacgtttaCGTTCGttcctataaaatcaactgcaatgtcaattgctggttaaaaaaaaaaaaaaagaaaaagcagcatgttcattttttttggtaggctaggtatcgaagagccacaacatttgcgcatgcgctgacggaatgtttgaacaagagagaaaaacgcagtactcccagacaccggcgctggagcgtcgtaccaaacgagtcatcccgggatttcggcccgtgcgatcgcttttggacgcagttggcccttcgctgctttctgctaccgaccttgcctcccggtacggcattgagggagagatatgtcggcccctaaaccatatgtgacaaatcccatgcctactcacagctccaaaccgcccttgtcaatatagcgtaagaattagatagcttaCATATTGaaaggaaaagtcattttatctctcatatggtaagcactggagtcgcagattacaaagtgtgcgcacgcgccctgctaaagttaacatacatacaggcataaactttatttcatctcgaatttctgaATATCTACAGCAGCTAAtatatttacagctaaaatacatagcatatacagatacagatacctactaaatacataatatttaaagatatattcattaaaaagaaaagccgctgtacaaaatgcggccgtggattctcttttaaaaccagtaaactcataggtacggataaaatcaggtggcgcattccgcaacttagctgatatgtaagaaaaaagagaactacgACCATAACTgattgttccaggtttattgagggtcagaatgtaatttccgcgaagatcatctattagaaggggacgggagagaaaacggttttttcatacaagcagaaaaacctttttaaaaaaacaaaacaaaacaaagcaaaacaaaaaacaaacttttatcaagtaatacaaggaaatttttaatgcgcttattgcatagagatgtagagcttgactttcgtagtaagaggacaggtaatctgcaaatgtaaatatggtcattctcttatttacattagtATACCGTTCCTCtagccgcgcttcagccattggATGAGGggcagtctcgtgcttcttaagttgcctcgctcatgcccaaaaagaattctgggtaattctgccattccatggcaagggaagactcccgattctcatttcatagctttttcataagtgtcgggccacccagtcctaccagcaaaataacgcatcgattgaaggtttaattttcaaaacttgcccagattgattgattgattgatttggtATCAAGGCTGGGCTAACATATTGATCATTTCCAATATCCCTTTAACTTCTTTTTCCTATTAAGTTAAATGGCGGGCTATGTGTTCTACTTTCCTTGTGAATAATGTACAAAGATATATTCACGACAAAAGTTCGGTGAAGTCAATCCTGTTCAGGCGAGTTCGGTATCTGAGctgtatctggatgggagaccgttAATATACACAACCTGCGGTCACAAACATGGGAGCGAAAATTCTTTTTGAACGCTCAAAAAAAATGCGAAtcaagcaaggtacagattttgttagcctgctttaagcaaaacaaatgttaatacaaaattaaataaatattgatatgcaGTTGTTAGGAAGAGCAGACAGATTTGATTTGTGCGTCGAAACAGGACATTTATCAGACCAATGCGGTAGTttgtgttagacagagtagagTGCTTTgcgcttgaaaaaaaaaaccgaaaaaagTTAGAACTTCACAGTGGCTGAAAATCGTTAGTACACTGTATACGTAGTGTGTGTTTCTGTAGCATtccaagagagagagagagagaaaaaaattaagtggTAATTAAAGTTGAACACAGGCGGCCGATGAAAACGTAatcaatgtcactttcgattttgcgatttacttgtgcagccaaaaggacaacataaaaaaatgctatgcgcgaaaaaaaaaaaccattgggagatttttgctttgTCCAATTTTTCTGTTGTACTTTTGGTTGAATAAGTAAATAGCAAAATTGGAAGTGACATtgctgtgatcaagttaccttgcttGTCACTAACAGCGCAGGAAACAAAGGATTCATCTCCGATAAAATGATGGCAAGGCaacgggtttttgtttttgtgagtttgttttttctttcattcaatttttataaagttcgacaagaaataTGCGAATTCAacccaaagatcacaatcatTCAAcccttgaggttgaccattgttttttgcaaagccaaaaattcacacttctagacgaggttatttatcaccaggtaattccatcgttttggaaatagaagctgctttattGTTTATCAGCGTTAAacattcttgctgattttgggctcatttgttgaaattctaGCACGCTTcctgaaaatatttatttcactCACTGTGAACTGTTAATAGAAAATAGCTTATAAACTGAAATTCTGCCAATTGTTTGGCCAGGCGATGCACTAAGAGGACCAAACTTATTAATTAagtttcattttaaatttctaCATAGACGAGTAGCCATTAACacgtacttttttttttatataaaatcGGGTTAAGAGAAAACGCTAATTGCAAGGACACTCCGGAAACATTAATTCTCCTTTTCTGGTCATGCGACAAGACATCATAATTTTTTGGTACGATGTAATTGAATGGTTGAGGAAGGCTCGTCTAGTACCAGAAGACGTTTCTATGCCTAACACTAATTACTAGCGTCTTGGGTATGAGGCCGGATACTTCAAAGTTTGCACTTCAAATAAACTACTGTTTCCTTTTATTATATATGGGTTgctaaaaggaaacaaaatctACCCTGTCTTTTGCAATACCTGCATTTTCTGAATTCAAAGTATGACATTGAATTAAACAGTGGGGCCGCCAAAACATGGGAACTTCTTGTAGACTATATGTGTATATTGtgattaattatctttatttttagcacGCTTCGTTTCGCCTGTTTTACTGCTTAAGCTTAAGCCCTCTATATTTCCTGGGTATTAAGACTGTTTTTAGCATTGTgacctttaaagtgcccctgtgaccaaaaatcaattcatatttttctttggatctcAAAACTATGTtgacaaaacactaagtgactcacgttttaagccttgatttcaaaaagacacctctttatttaaaatgtaattttcctatttaatggtccgccattactaacattatgttcttgagaggaCTGGATCtcggagaaaatgacatcataggctcattagtttaagaatgcaatacgcgTGTACGCTgcataattaatatgcagcacgggggttttgggctttcagacttttaaactcacgctttgcatatataataagctgcgttcacacgctgaaattttaagctagtgagcctctgacgtcacttttccctggatccaaccgtctgaggtccaatcggtcagtttcgaacgtgagtaatggcggaccgtggaatccaaaacttacactcaaagtaaacggcctttggataaaaatcaaagctcaaaattttgccagtcaggtgttaagcaaacacactttcaaaatctgaaggaaaaaaggaagtggttttttgatcacaggggcactttaagatttACTGTTCTGCaggaagccttttttttttcctatgtgGTAGTAACATTCGTCTTGAGTAAATAGTGTGTGTAATTGTTGCGGTTATTCTACGGTATTGGAATTGTAAGGAATAAAATTTGCTCGTGTGACTGTTAAATGTTAATAAAAAagtaattgaaacaaacaacaaacaaacagaaacatGGCGGAGCGCAGAAGGATTACATTCGAAGAGTCTCTATGTGAAGCTTTAGAGAATTAATGTGCCTCTTCGTGTCGAACAGAAAGAAGCAATAAGTAATAtcgtagttttaaacaaagacaGTCTGATCATTTTACCACGCCACATCATCGGCCATTTTTACTTCCGACTCAAGATTTTATTGTTCGCCAGCTcaccaataaaaaaaattgaatttctaTCTCCAAAgttcttcgttttctcgtgcgaaggccccgccggctaagagaaacgatgggatctgggaacgagaatgactCATCACTCACTCATACACCGAGTTACAACCCGGTAACATAGTGtgtacagtgcactaccacattTCTTCCGCAGATCTTATGTTGTAAAATTTGTCATTAGCTGTCCActattttgattggttgctcGGTCTCAGTCGCCTCCGCCGAGGTAGTTCTGGTGGATTGAATTTGCATCTTTTCATGGAAAAGCGGAAGTCATATGGTGAAATTCTTGGAACCGTTAAATTTAAGTAAAAACGTATCCAAATCGTGGTAAAGGACAGAAATCTTCGATTTTCGCACCCATTGGATACATCTATTATTTGTCAAAAATGGCATGCGAGAACGCAACTGATTTTGATTACAGACTCATCGATGGTGAAGCTGATCTCAAGGAGGCCATCTCTGAACTCAAACGGAAAATAACCGAACGCAAGACTCTTGTAGCTGTTGATTGTGAGGGGAAATCGCTGAGCAGGAAGGGAGCGCTTACTATCATCACCGTAGctactgaggagaaagtgttcaTATTTGATGTGCTTAAATTAGGGCAACTCTTATTCAGTAGTGGACTTGACGAGATCCTTGAAGACAGATCTCGTGAGAAGTTGATGTTTGATTGCAGACAAGATTCTGACGCTCTCTGGCATCAGTTCAAGGTTAAATTGAGCGGAATCTTGGATCTTCAGCTCCTTGAAGTGATCTATCGCCGTGAAAACCCCTCAGCTTCAACAGCCAGCACTCCGAAGACTTCCATTAAGCCTGCTAAGCGTGGTTTTCGTTCCAACCGTCGTAGTCAGAAAATCAAGGAAATAGAAAAAATATATGGTTATGGTCGTTGCATTGAGTTGTACCTCCAGGACGaaaagttgataaaaataaaggaTAATGGAAAAGAGCTGCTAAAGGAGGATTACGGTGTCTGGACGAAGAGACCCCTGACAGATGAGCTTATCCAGTACTGCATTGTGGACACCGCAGCGATGTTCAGGTTGTACGAAAAGATGAAGGATGTGAACGGAGGAGAGCTGGCTCGTCTTCGAGTTGCATCCGAAAAGTACGTTGACCTGTATCGAGGCAAAACAGAAAGATCTTTCGATGAGTACGAAACGAATGCGTACCTTCCTCTTGACGTAATCCCCGAGAAAGGAACTCTGGATTTTCCGGCTGCGAATACTGCATGCACGTACTGCGATCGACAATTTCCAAGGGAAGAATTCAGCATCACTCAGCTGCGAAACGGAGAGCAGAAATGCAGGGTTTGCAAGGAGATAAAACGCCTGGAAGATGTACAAATAAACAGAGAAGATAATTGGGAACGCGCCGCCCGAGAAGAAGAAGATTACGTCTATATTCCCGAGGGCATGTCAGACTACGCATTTATTCATGGCCACGAACCTTGGGAGACCCAAGAGGATGACTTCTACTGGTAAGACTCAAACTCCAATTTTTCATGGCGTTTACAAGGCCACACGGATAGGACAGTTTTTGAAATAACCGCAACCTGAACCCAAATTAGTATGATACATCAATCGTTTTAGAAAACTCTAATCACGCGCAACGAAATCAACACAACAGTGATAAGAAGGTGTTCTTATCGTTTTCAGCATTATGTTTAGCATTATTAAGTTTACGTAGTTTTACGATCGTAAAGCTGGCTGTACGGAGAAAAATTAAACAGCAGTATTGAAATACCGTAAAATCTACTAGCCAGCTAGCAGCCAAACGTACGTACGCCGTCTTAAATCCTGCACCGAAACTTCCGGCTGATAAATTGAATTACTGAGTCATTACGGAATAGTGATTGGCATAAATATTATCACTCAACCAGGCTATTAACACGGTAGGTACTTAATGTACCTACATGTTTGTCAATAATCTTTCCAATACTGAACCTCTTGGGTCTCTCTACCCGGATGAAAATGTATGTCATGGTTATAATTTCCGTTCGGGTGATTGCATCCGGCTTCAGAGACCATGAGGTAGGACTGAGAGCCTCTCTGCAGTCTGTACCAATAAAATCCGCACTCAAAGGGACAAcccttagggttagggtaggtgtAATGAgtaggggaatggtttggaagctcggcaaacatcaaaggagcaaacaaagattccaagatttaggttggaaagtccacgaccgtgcataatcttttgttttggactcatgcactatgcatgaattaagTAATCAaaacgtttctattggttagttcttcagtacggagtaaacaactattgtgttttgtgcacggttaagaccaaaaaagagaacaaaaacctacaacaaagaaatttgtcgcgTTTCATAACCATCCCCCCCCCCATTAACTATGCCAAAATTAACTGTATTATGCAGACAGCGCACAGGGGAGGGTTCATGTCTTGAAAGAATGGGATCGAGAACTGAGCCGGCGGGAATGAAGGTGCACTAACTGGAAGGGAAGTATTACCGCCAGTGTATTATTGGCAATGAAATGTAAATTGTGTATTACTCAAAAACGCGATATTAAAGTGATTCAAAATATATAATTTTcgaaaaatcgcgaaatttaagtgTCTCAGAATATGCGCACATCAAAATCGTGAAATAAATATGTCGTGAAAATGTCATGTAATATAAGGTATCTTATCGTCACTTTAGTTGGAGAATACTGTTCTTGGAGGCGAACAATTCTTGAAACGTGGCTATTCTGAAGCTATTGTCaagggtttttgtttttcaaggtttatcAA of the Montipora foliosa isolate CH-2021 chromosome 14, ASM3666993v2, whole genome shotgun sequence genome contains:
- the LOC137984768 gene encoding piRNA biogenesis protein EXD1-like isoform X1, which produces MACENATDFDYRLIDGEADLKEAISELKRKITERKTLVAVDCEGKSLSRKGALTIITVATEEKVFIFDVLKLGQLLFSSGLDEILEDRSREKLMFDCRQDSDALWHQFKVKLSGILDLQLLEVIYRRENPSASTASTPKTSIKPAKRGFRSNRRSQKIKEIEKIYGYGRCIELYLQDEKLIKIKDNGKELLKEDYGVWTKRPLTDELIQYCIVDTAAMFRLYEKMKDVNGGELARLRVASEKYVDLYRGKTERSFDEYETNAYLPLDVIPEKGTLDFPAANTACTYCDRQFPREEFSITQLRNGEQKCRVCKEIKRLEDVQINREDNWERAAREEEDYVYIPEGMSDYAFIHGHEPWETQEDDFYCEHRPSLVKRNAANLILHITS
- the LOC137984768 gene encoding piRNA biogenesis protein EXD1-like isoform X2, producing MACENATDFDYRLIDGEADLKEAISELKRKITERKTLVAVDCEGKSLSRKGALTIITVATEEKVFIFDVLKLGQLLFSSGLDEILEDRSREKLMFDCRQDSDALWHQFKVKLSGILDLQLLEVIYRRENPSASTASTPKTSIKPAKRGFRSNRRSQKIKEIEKIYGYGRCIELYLQDEKLIKIKDNGKELLKEDYGVWTKRPLTDELIQYCIVDTAAMFRLYEKMKDVNGGELARLRVASEKYVDLYRGKTERSFDEYETNAYLPLDVIPEKGTLDFPAANTACTYCDRQFPREEFSITQLRNGEQKCRVCKEIKRLEDVQINREDNWERAAREEEDYVYIPEGMSDYAFIHGHEPWETQEDDFY